In Candidatus Effluviviaceae Genus I sp., the genomic stretch AACATCCCGCTGTTCCACAGGTGGCGGCCCCCAGAGAGGAACGCCCGCGCGGTCGCGGGGTCGGGCTTCTCCGTGAACTCCTCCGCGACGAAGACGCCGGGGACAGCCGACTCCGCTCCCGGCCTGATGTAGCCGTACTCCGTCTCCGGACGCGTCGGCCGGATGCCCAGCGTCGCGAGCGCCCGCGGGGAGTCCGCGGCGCGAGCCGCGAGCGCGACCGCCGCCCGGAACGCGTCCTCGTCGGCGATCACGTGGTCGGCGGGCAGGACGACCATCACCGCGTCGGGGTCCTCCGCCAGCAGCAGACGCGCGGCGAGCGCGATGGCCGGCGCCGTGTTCTTCCCCACGGGCTCGGCGATGATGCGGCCAAGCGGGACGTCCGGGAGCTCCTCCGCGATCGCGCCGCGGATCGCCTCGCCCGTCAGCACGAGGGCGCCCTCCGCACTCGCCAGCGGAGCGATCCGTCGCACCGTCGCCCGGACGAGCGACTCGTCGCCCGCGAGCTTCAGGAGCTGCTTCGGGCGGGAGCGCGTGCTCATCGGCCAGAGCCGCTCTCCCCAGCCGCCCGCGAGGATGACCGCGTGGATCATGCGCCCTCCCGTCCGGTCAGGACGACCTCGTGAGGCACTGGTCGACGATGCCCAGAAGCGCGCCGGCGTCCCCGTCGAAGCCCTCGAGCGCGCGCTTCGCGGCGGCGCCCAGCGCCCGCGCGGCGCGCCGCGCGGCGTCCACTCCGTGGACTGTCACGAACGTGGCCTTCCTCGCGTCCTGACCGGCGTCCTTCCCCATCACTACGGGGTCGCCTTCGGCATCCAGGATGTCGTCGACGATCTGATAGGCCAGCCCGAGGCTCCGCGCGTACTCGGAGAGGCGCCTGACCGCGTCGGCCGGGGCGCCGATGAGAACGCACCCCACCGTCGCCGAGGCGGCGAAGAGCGCGCCCGTCTTCCTGGTCTGGATGTACTCGAGGGTCGCGGGCTCGACGGCGCTTCCGGCGGTCTCGAGGTCCACGTGCTGCCCGCCGACCATGCCGAACGATCCCACCGCCGTCGCGAGGTCCCGGACGGCCTGCGCCGTTCGCGGCCCGTCGGCCCCGACGTCGACCGCGTTGTCGGCGACGAGCCGGAACGCATGCATGAGGAGCGCGTCCGCGGCGAGCATCGACGTGGCAACACCGAACACCCGGTGCGTCGCGGGTCTCCCGCGCCGCATGAGCGCGTTGTCCATCGAGGGAAGGTCGTCGAGCACGAGGGAGCAGCAGTGCACGTACTCGACGGCGCACGCGGCCTTGAGGACGCTCTCGGCGGATCCTCCGACCGACTCGACCGCGGCCATCGTCACGAGCGGCCTCAGCCGCTTGCCGCCGCCAAGGCAGGCGTAGCGCAGCGCCTCGTGGATGCGCGGGGGATACTCCCCCTCGGCAGGGAGGTTGCGCCCCAGCGCGGCCTCCACGACCACCCGCCGCTCCTCAAGCCGCGCGGACGCGTCCACGGACCTCCGGATCTCCTCTGCTCGCGCCGCCCCCGCCATCGCGGTCAGAATCCTCTCAGCATCGAGTAGTAGAGCGCCTCGGTGTGCAGCGTCACGCCGTCCCAGTCGTAGGTCTCGAGCACGTGCCGCCTGGCGCGCTCGCCGAGGCTGCGGCACTTCTCCGGCCGCTCGAGCAGGCCGCCGAGCTTCGCGGCCAGGTCGTCCACGTCCCCCCTGCGGAACGTCACGCCGTCGTCCCCGATGACCTCGAGATTCTCCGGGATGTCGCTCGTGAGGCAGCAGTTCCCGAAGCTCATGGCCTCGAGGAGAGCGATGGGCAACCCCTCGATGTCGGACGGCAGGACGAAGAGCCGGGCGTTGGAGTAGAGCTCGTCGAGGACGTCGCCGTACACGTACCCGAGGAAGCGCGTCCTCTCGCCGCCGAGCGCGTGAAGCCTGTCCACGTACTCCGCCGAGAAGCTCGTCCCGCCGGCGACGACGAGTTCGGCGTCGGTGGAGACGCGGCTGAACGCCTCGAGCAGGTAGTGGCAGCCCTTCTCCGGCACGAGGCGGCCGACGAAGAGCACGTAGTTCCCGGGCGTGATGCCCATCTCCCTGATCTTCGAGGCTTCCCGGACGTGCGGAAGGACCGTCCCGTTCGGGATGTAGGTGACCGTCACGCCGTGCGCCTCCCAGAAGTACTCCCGGAGCGCCTTCGACACGACGATCGTCTTGTTCGGGAAGTAGATGGACGTGTACTCGCAGCGCCTGAGGACCCACCGCGCGAAGCGGCCCCACTTCTCGCGCTGCCAGTCCAGGCCGTGCACCGTGACGGCGGTCCGCGCCCCGCGCATCCTCGGGAGATTCGCGAACATCGACGGCCCGAGGGCGTGGAAGTGCACGATGTCGTAGTCGCGCGCGAGGATGTCCGGCGCCGACAGGGCGCAGTGCGTCGCCGTGTCGAGGTGCTTCGTGCGCACGCTCGGGATGATCGCGAGCTTCACGCCGCGATACTCCCCGCGGATCCTCGTGTAGTACGGGCGGCAGTACACCG encodes the following:
- a CDS encoding mannose-1-phosphate guanylyltransferase, with the translated sequence MIHAVILAGGWGERLWPMSTRSRPKQLLKLAGDESLVRATVRRIAPLASAEGALVLTGEAIRGAIAEELPDVPLGRIIAEPVGKNTAPAIALAARLLLAEDPDAVMVVLPADHVIADEDAFRAAVALAARAADSPRALATLGIRPTRPETEYGYIRPGAESAVPGVFVAEEFTEKPDPATARAFLSGGRHLWNSGMFVWRADRFLEEVARHLPAVADALASVPDLGDAGFEAAVRRYYDAVPAVSVDYGVMERADGVVVVPAGFGWDDVGSWKALERVWKCDEAGAAARGDAVLIDAERCIVSAEGGVAAVVGVSDVIVAHTSEATLVCAKERAGDVRRVVEELKRRRIVEP
- a CDS encoding polyprenyl synthetase family protein, producing MAGAARAEEIRRSVDASARLEERRVVVEAALGRNLPAEGEYPPRIHEALRYACLGGGKRLRPLVTMAAVESVGGSAESVLKAACAVEYVHCCSLVLDDLPSMDNALMRRGRPATHRVFGVATSMLAADALLMHAFRLVADNAVDVGADGPRTAQAVRDLATAVGSFGMVGGQHVDLETAGSAVEPATLEYIQTRKTGALFAASATVGCVLIGAPADAVRRLSEYARSLGLAYQIVDDILDAEGDPVVMGKDAGQDARKATFVTVHGVDAARRAARALGAAAKRALEGFDGDAGALLGIVDQCLTRSS
- a CDS encoding glycosyltransferase family 4 protein, encoding MLGQKGIPATYGGIERHVEELATRLVERGHEVTVYCRPYYTRIRGEYRGVKLAIIPSVRTKHLDTATHCALSAPDILARDYDIVHFHALGPSMFANLPRMRGARTAVTVHGLDWQREKWGRFARWVLRRCEYTSIYFPNKTIVVSKALREYFWEAHGVTVTYIPNGTVLPHVREASKIREMGITPGNYVLFVGRLVPEKGCHYLLEAFSRVSTDAELVVAGGTSFSAEYVDRLHALGGERTRFLGYVYGDVLDELYSNARLFVLPSDIEGLPIALLEAMSFGNCCLTSDIPENLEVIGDDGVTFRRGDVDDLAAKLGGLLERPEKCRSLGERARRHVLETYDWDGVTLHTEALYYSMLRGF